A region from the Aquimarina sp. ERC-38 genome encodes:
- a CDS encoding helix-turn-helix domain-containing protein: MGKHISFEVLETSSQLRSMIRKASHSKNVLRLQSLLYIKEKTFKKQSDLAKHLGYNVRTMELWLKTYKEEGIEAMLIGSKPRKAKERKVTKAVHTGLSKRLNDSYQGFESYVQAVNWVKEQYGISYPYNTLREYMIDVFGSKIKQPRKSHIKKDPEAQADFLKLTKSNF, translated from the coding sequence ATGGGAAAACACATATCATTTGAAGTATTAGAGACTTCTTCACAACTACGTTCTATGATTCGTAAAGCATCACATTCTAAGAATGTTTTGCGGTTACAATCCTTGCTTTATATAAAAGAAAAGACTTTTAAAAAGCAATCTGATTTAGCAAAGCATTTGGGTTATAATGTCCGTACAATGGAGTTGTGGTTAAAAACATACAAAGAAGAAGGTATTGAAGCTATGTTAATTGGTTCAAAGCCTAGGAAGGCTAAAGAGCGTAAAGTTACCAAAGCTGTTCACACTGGTTTATCCAAAAGGTTGAATGATAGCTATCAAGGTTTTGAGAGTTACGTTCAGGCAGTAAATTGGGTCAAGGAGCAATACGGGATTAGCTACCCATACAATACCCTACGCGAATATATGATTGATGTTTTTGGTTCTAAGATCAAACAACCAAGAAAATCCCATATTAAAAAGGATCCGGAAGCTCAGGCTGATTTTTTAAAACTTACCAAATCTAATTTCTGA
- the rlmB gene encoding 23S rRNA (guanosine(2251)-2'-O)-methyltransferase RlmB, whose translation MKKHLQIYGRRAIMEAVQAGKPLEKVFIQKGLQGELAKELLSLFKKEGIHTSMVPIEKLNRLTDGNHQGVVANISPITFAEFEPLVDTVIAEKEKPVFLILDQLSDVRNFGAIIRTASCTGVDAIIVQKKGGAPVNEDTIKTSAGAVFQIPICKVDHIKDAVFYLQGSGVQVVAATEKASSSLYEAKLDTALAIVMGSEGRGINPSVLKITDHNLKLHMMGEIGSLNVSVACGVFLYEVVRQRFTNSEL comes from the coding sequence ATGAAAAAACACCTACAAATCTACGGTCGAAGAGCTATAATGGAAGCTGTTCAAGCTGGCAAACCTCTGGAAAAAGTTTTTATCCAAAAAGGATTACAAGGAGAACTGGCGAAGGAACTATTAAGCTTATTTAAAAAGGAAGGGATTCATACATCCATGGTTCCAATTGAAAAGTTAAATCGCTTAACGGATGGAAATCATCAGGGTGTGGTAGCTAACATTTCTCCTATTACTTTTGCTGAGTTTGAACCTCTTGTTGATACCGTTATTGCAGAAAAAGAAAAACCGGTTTTTTTAATCTTAGATCAGTTATCGGATGTCCGTAATTTTGGGGCTATTATCCGTACAGCCTCGTGTACCGGAGTAGATGCTATTATTGTTCAAAAGAAAGGCGGGGCTCCGGTTAATGAAGATACGATCAAAACATCGGCAGGTGCTGTTTTTCAAATTCCAATTTGCAAAGTAGATCATATTAAGGATGCTGTTTTCTATCTTCAGGGTTCGGGTGTTCAGGTAGTTGCTGCAACTGAAAAAGCGTCATCATCGTTGTATGAAGCTAAACTTGATACGGCATTAGCAATTGTTATGGGTAGTGAAGGTCGAGGTATTAATCCTTCGGTTTTAAAAATAACCGATCATAATTTAAAACTTCATATGATGGGGGAGATTGGTTCATTGAATGTTTCGGTTGCTTGTGGGGTGTTTTTGTATGAAGTGGTTCGGCAACGATTTACAAACTCAGAATTATAA
- a CDS encoding RagB/SusD family nutrient uptake outer membrane protein yields the protein MLSSCEDALDIIQDGELNDQALFTSVDNMQLVLNEVYDQMTVVNEQIVGSQLTDEVALGDAGFPGNTHSFQIFSTNGFAENIWSQKYLVIDRANRLIRGSEFFTPIDEDLPRYNNILAQARAIRAFAHFQLLVYFSTDITNDSALGVMLSDQVQNIDTDLPRSTVGEVFTFIEEDLAFASTNLTNPTTGEGSYNFFNTNIIDAMRARMYLYRENYELAEQFADNIINNSGINLAQSTGNLPNNFPQSTSETAQIGAEGQSSFDTAPPETSPIQLALFEMDRSAAGTPIAPDYRLMWIDAIQGEIIFSMPRPNNANNYGSIYNTNQSYTGGAPLWDMGRNLYTLYTQPLGNGAQDFRRWCFVDRSATISPNPTEATRTSEVIVIDKYPGKAGSHNSNDVKIFRMSEMYFIKAECRVEAGDLISAANLIQEVRQARNYINGAIVPTPSYANSTEAYADILLERNKELCFEGHRYIDLKRIGLDAGVNETNRFITDSENSSATSPFNISVNDFRFTLPIPQDEINVNDNMVQNPGETYQ from the coding sequence ATGCTAAGCTCATGCGAAGATGCACTGGATATCATACAAGATGGTGAGCTAAACGATCAAGCATTATTTACTTCTGTAGATAATATGCAATTGGTATTAAATGAAGTTTATGATCAAATGACAGTTGTAAACGAACAGATAGTGGGTTCACAACTAACTGATGAAGTAGCGCTAGGTGATGCTGGATTTCCTGGAAATACACACAGCTTCCAAATTTTCTCTACTAATGGATTCGCTGAAAATATTTGGTCTCAAAAATATTTAGTGATTGACAGAGCTAATCGATTGATAAGAGGTTCAGAATTTTTCACACCTATTGATGAAGATCTTCCTCGATACAATAATATTTTAGCTCAGGCTAGAGCAATAAGAGCTTTTGCTCATTTTCAACTGTTAGTTTATTTTTCTACAGATATAACTAATGATTCTGCACTAGGCGTAATGTTATCGGATCAGGTTCAAAATATAGATACTGACCTTCCAAGATCAACTGTTGGGGAAGTTTTTACTTTCATTGAAGAAGATTTGGCTTTTGCTTCAACAAATTTGACCAACCCAACTACCGGTGAAGGAAGTTATAATTTTTTCAACACTAACATTATAGATGCTATGCGAGCTCGTATGTATCTTTATAGAGAGAATTACGAATTAGCAGAACAGTTTGCTGATAATATAATAAATAACTCAGGTATTAATTTAGCACAAAGCACAGGTAACCTCCCAAATAATTTTCCTCAATCTACTAGTGAAACTGCACAAATTGGCGCGGAAGGTCAGAGTTCTTTTGACACTGCGCCACCTGAAACAAGTCCTATACAATTAGCTCTTTTTGAAATGGATCGTTCTGCAGCCGGAACTCCTATTGCACCGGATTATAGGTTGATGTGGATTGATGCAATTCAAGGTGAAATTATATTTTCAATGCCAAGACCTAATAATGCTAATAATTACGGATCTATATATAACACTAATCAATCTTATACTGGTGGGGCTCCTCTTTGGGATATGGGTCGTAATCTTTATACTCTATATACACAACCTCTTGGAAACGGAGCTCAGGATTTTAGAAGATGGTGTTTCGTAGATCGTTCTGCAACTATTTCACCAAATCCTACGGAAGCAACCCGTACTTCAGAGGTTATTGTAATTGATAAATATCCAGGGAAAGCTGGAAGTCATAATTCAAATGATGTCAAAATTTTTAGAATGTCTGAAATGTATTTTATTAAAGCAGAATGTAGAGTTGAGGCAGGTGATTTAATTAGTGCCGCTAATTTAATTCAAGAAGTAAGACAAGCAAGAAATTATATTAATGGTGCTATAGTACCTACACCTTCTTATGCTAATTCTACAGAGGCTTATGCAGATATTTTACTTGAACGTAATAAGGAATTATGTTTTGAAGGTCATCGATATATTGATCTTAAAAGGATTGGTCTGGATGCCGGTGTTAACGAGACAAATAGGTTTATAACAGATTCTGAAAATTCTTCCGCTACCAGTCCATTTAATATATCGGTGAATGATTTTCGTTTTACATTACCCATTCCACAAGACGAAATAAATGTTAACGATAATATGGTTCAAAATCCAGGAGAAACATATCAGTAA
- a CDS encoding IS701 family transposase: MVSTKKNDSRNSEFLGFIESNLNSFFLNFSTHFKIVKFSYGQHAFDYFQSLFKLEKKTANCQNIADHLSCLDQQSINHFINSGHWSYEGLMDQVAMEASQLFAKGKQPTALLIDEVGFRKKGKMSACVSRQYLGCIGKTDNGQVAVAAGLSQGINYAPIDMRLFMPKEWDCDSLRRDKCNIPKDQKHCSKPEIAWQIIEQAKIKGVAFDYVNFDALYGNATFLLDYLIGARIDFIGDIRSDHLIYFNYDPNEKCRVDKYTANLLEDDFEHITIRESTKGTLKAKFHYAKVQILTRENKWLDLVLLVRKDTDGKTKYSLTNMENDHIKELAQKQGQRIFIEQIFKEGKNLVGMGDYQIRGWHGFHNHMAICMMAMLLIAKLKIETKDQKYTAPTLRKIVCLCIKTKIEKPQVAINIILKQHKRYINQLLRDQNKNYKT, encoded by the coding sequence ATAGTATCCACCAAAAAAAATGATTCCAGGAATTCAGAATTTCTGGGGTTTATTGAATCGAACCTTAACTCCTTCTTTTTAAATTTCAGCACCCATTTTAAGATTGTCAAGTTCTCTTACGGGCAACATGCATTCGATTATTTTCAATCACTTTTTAAATTAGAGAAGAAGACAGCTAACTGTCAGAATATTGCAGACCACTTGTCGTGTTTGGATCAGCAAAGTATCAATCATTTTATCAATAGTGGTCATTGGTCGTATGAGGGCTTAATGGATCAAGTAGCTATGGAGGCCTCACAGCTCTTTGCCAAGGGCAAACAACCAACTGCGCTACTGATAGACGAGGTAGGTTTTCGTAAAAAAGGTAAAATGTCAGCTTGTGTTTCTAGACAATATTTAGGCTGTATTGGTAAGACAGATAATGGACAAGTAGCCGTCGCAGCAGGCCTTTCGCAAGGCATAAATTACGCCCCTATTGATATGCGCCTATTTATGCCAAAGGAATGGGATTGTGATAGTTTGAGAAGAGACAAATGCAATATCCCTAAGGATCAAAAACATTGTAGCAAGCCAGAGATAGCATGGCAGATCATAGAACAGGCAAAGATCAAAGGGGTTGCCTTCGATTACGTGAACTTCGATGCGTTGTATGGCAATGCTACTTTTTTGTTAGACTATTTGATAGGTGCCCGTATTGATTTTATAGGGGATATCCGCAGTGACCATTTGATCTATTTCAATTACGATCCAAATGAAAAATGCAGGGTAGACAAATACACCGCCAACTTATTGGAAGATGATTTTGAACACATCACAATTCGAGAATCAACCAAAGGAACTCTCAAAGCAAAGTTCCACTATGCCAAAGTGCAAATTCTTACCCGTGAAAACAAGTGGTTAGATTTGGTACTACTGGTTCGAAAAGATACCGATGGAAAAACTAAATATTCCTTGACAAATATGGAAAACGACCACATCAAAGAGCTAGCGCAAAAGCAAGGACAAAGAATATTTATCGAGCAAATTTTTAAAGAAGGGAAAAACCTAGTGGGAATGGGAGACTATCAAATTAGGGGATGGCATGGTTTTCATAACCACATGGCAATTTGTATGATGGCAATGCTGTTGATTGCTAAACTAAAAATAGAAACTAAAGATCAAAAGTATACAGCACCAACCCTAAGAAAAATCGTGTGCCTATGTATAAAAACAAAAATAGAAAAACCTCAAGTAGCTATAAACATTATTCTAAAACAGCATAAAAGATACATCAACCAACTTCTAAGAGATCAAAATAAAAACTATAAAACATAA
- a CDS encoding rhomboid family intramembrane serine protease translates to MKEKAHFSVDPKVIGFPLLFTLLIWVVYWFEIRFDFDFNYLGVDPRTWLGLRGIVFSPFVHGDLSHLWHNTLPLLILTAALFFFYPKNVWFVLGWGVLGTGLLTWMIGRPSYHIGASGVIYMLFGFLFFKGIFARHYRLMALSFLVIFIYGSMVWYLAPIDPKISWEGHSAGFLIGISLALIVKKGIEKPKKYIWEQPDYNEEEDEFLKHFDENGNFIEHLPEEPELKIIEEENLENLLSENSPFFKNTPSDHYLEIRYTYKPKNSPEDN, encoded by the coding sequence ATGAAAGAGAAAGCACATTTTTCGGTAGATCCAAAGGTTATAGGTTTCCCCTTGCTTTTTACACTTTTAATTTGGGTGGTATACTGGTTTGAGATTCGTTTTGATTTTGATTTTAACTATTTAGGCGTTGACCCCAGGACCTGGTTAGGATTACGTGGTATTGTTTTTTCACCATTTGTACACGGTGATTTATCGCATCTATGGCATAATACGCTTCCTCTATTAATTCTGACCGCAGCTCTTTTCTTTTTCTATCCAAAAAATGTTTGGTTTGTACTAGGGTGGGGGGTATTAGGAACAGGATTATTAACCTGGATGATAGGGAGGCCTTCCTATCACATTGGAGCTAGTGGGGTAATTTATATGCTTTTTGGATTTTTATTTTTTAAAGGAATTTTTGCACGTCATTATCGTTTAATGGCATTATCTTTTTTGGTGATTTTTATTTACGGAAGTATGGTTTGGTACTTAGCACCCATCGACCCAAAAATCAGTTGGGAAGGACATTCTGCTGGTTTTTTAATAGGAATTTCTCTGGCGTTAATTGTAAAAAAAGGTATTGAAAAACCAAAGAAATACATTTGGGAACAACCGGATTATAATGAAGAAGAAGATGAATTTTTAAAGCATTTTGACGAAAATGGAAATTTTATCGAACACCTACCTGAAGAACCAGAGTTGAAAATAATAGAAGAAGAAAATCTGGAAAACCTACTATCAGAAAACAGTCCTTTTTTTAAAAACACTCCATCAGATCATTATTTAGAAATTAGATATACATACAAACCGAAGAATAGTCCGGAAGATAACTAA
- a CDS encoding nucleotidyltransferase family protein has translation MLSEKQKDIIIKILKPYQPRYIGVFGSFARNEESSESDIDLLYDFNKPISLFALTDINEKLMERLNKKVDFIAKSALHPGIERSILKDLITIYGT, from the coding sequence ATGCTTTCTGAGAAACAAAAAGATATCATAATTAAAATCTTAAAGCCTTATCAGCCTAGATATATCGGAGTGTTTGGTTCTTTTGCTAGAAATGAAGAAAGTAGTGAAAGTGATATTGATTTATTATATGATTTCAACAAGCCTATTTCTTTATTTGCATTAACTGATATTAACGAGAAATTAATGGAGAGGTTGAATAAAAAGGTGGATTTTATCGCTAAAAGTGCGCTACATCCTGGAATAGAGCGATCCATATTGAAGGATTTGATTACCATTTATGGAACTTAA
- a CDS encoding IS630 family transposase encodes MSELRLSLNKDTYGSINLYFQDEARFGLKTQVGTVITAKSVAPKVKFQHKFKNTYLYGAYSPINGDSIVLEVENVNKEIFHNYLKQLSEHKPCELKIVVIDNAGFHSTKDMLIPDNIKLLRIPPYTPELNPCEQVWAYIKKRFKNKTYENLEDLKDWLKQFVESMSQETIKSIVGNHHYLNAFYTK; translated from the coding sequence ATTTCTGAATTAAGATTAAGTCTAAATAAAGATACTTACGGTTCTATAAACCTTTACTTTCAAGATGAAGCTCGTTTTGGCTTAAAAACCCAGGTAGGTACAGTTATTACAGCTAAGTCTGTTGCCCCTAAAGTTAAGTTTCAACATAAATTTAAAAACACCTACCTCTATGGAGCGTACTCCCCAATAAATGGGGACAGTATAGTCTTAGAGGTAGAAAATGTAAACAAAGAAATTTTCCATAACTATTTAAAGCAACTATCAGAGCATAAACCTTGTGAATTAAAGATAGTAGTAATAGATAATGCAGGGTTTCATTCAACAAAAGATATGCTAATACCTGATAATATCAAACTCCTTAGGATACCACCATATACCCCTGAATTAAACCCTTGTGAGCAAGTCTGGGCTTATATAAAAAAGAGGTTTAAAAATAAAACGTATGAAAATTTAGAAGACCTGAAAGATTGGCTGAAGCAATTCGTTGAAAGTATGAGCCAAGAAACAATAAAATCTATTGTTGGGAACCATCACTATTTAAACGCCTTTTATACGAAATAA
- a CDS encoding GIY-YIG nuclease family protein → MYILECSDGSYYTGSTKYLERRLEQHQNGEGARHTKSRLPVKLLYYELYNRIDTAFYREKQVQGWSRAKKEALINGNLEALPGLAKAYRDRKDNT, encoded by the coding sequence ATGTACATATTAGAGTGTAGTGATGGTTCTTACTATACAGGAAGTACTAAATACTTAGAAAGAAGGTTAGAGCAACATCAAAACGGGGAAGGAGCCAGACATACTAAAAGTAGATTACCCGTTAAACTATTATATTACGAGTTGTACAACCGAATTGACACTGCTTTTTATAGAGAAAAACAGGTACAAGGTTGGAGTAGAGCTAAAAAAGAAGCATTAATAAATGGAAATCTCGAAGCACTACCCGGTTTAGCCAAAGCATATAGAGATAGGAAAGACAATACGTAA
- a CDS encoding IS1595 family transposase — protein MDLEKIKVGISKLSVEDQALLAVELEKLITKESSSIQVQASRRHILDNKQGCCPHCDHPKYVRFGMDRGAQRYKCKSCRRSFTEYTGTWMAGLHKKDKVDAYLALMLEEKSLDKIKESLKINKKTAFDWRHKILASLTDTNRDDFTGITESDETFFLNSEKGKTPEGRESRKRGGTSSKRGVNKDHVAVIVTQDRRSGLDLTVATMGRIKKSDIQKAIGDRINKNQTILCSDAHVSYKGFAIDQNIEHHPLKGSIKQRVKDKIYHIQHVNSTHNRIKKWIDNAFWGVAAKYLQQYLNWFKLKEQLKNNKDKALLFVQKTVLNVNAIKNYTIYGYLFRIKGV, from the coding sequence ATGGATTTAGAAAAGATAAAAGTTGGGATAAGTAAGTTATCTGTTGAAGATCAGGCTTTATTGGCTGTAGAGTTAGAGAAGCTCATCACTAAGGAAAGCTCTTCAATTCAAGTGCAAGCATCTCGTCGTCATATTTTGGACAATAAACAAGGGTGTTGCCCTCATTGTGATCACCCCAAATATGTTCGTTTTGGTATGGATAGAGGAGCACAGCGCTACAAATGTAAGTCTTGTCGCAGGAGCTTTACAGAATATACAGGCACTTGGATGGCTGGTTTACATAAGAAAGATAAAGTAGATGCCTATTTAGCCTTAATGTTAGAAGAAAAGAGTTTGGATAAGATCAAGGAATCTTTGAAAATCAATAAAAAGACTGCATTTGATTGGCGTCATAAAATATTAGCTTCCTTAACGGATACAAATCGGGATGATTTTACTGGAATTACTGAAAGTGATGAAACCTTCTTTTTAAACTCGGAAAAAGGAAAAACTCCTGAAGGGCGTGAATCTAGGAAACGTGGTGGCACCTCTAGTAAAAGAGGTGTTAACAAAGATCATGTAGCGGTCATTGTTACACAAGACAGGAGGTCAGGTTTGGATTTGACAGTTGCAACTATGGGGCGTATCAAGAAAAGTGATATACAAAAAGCTATCGGAGACCGAATTAACAAGAACCAGACGATTCTTTGTAGTGATGCCCATGTGAGTTATAAAGGCTTTGCTATAGACCAAAACATAGAACACCATCCATTAAAAGGGAGTATAAAACAACGGGTAAAAGATAAAATATACCATATACAACATGTTAATTCTACCCACAACAGAATAAAAAAATGGATTGATAATGCTTTTTGGGGCGTAGCCGCTAAATACCTGCAACAGTACCTAAATTGGTTTAAGCTCAAAGAGCAGCTCAAAAACAATAAGGATAAAGCGTTGCTATTTGTGCAAAAAACCGTCTTAAATGTTAACGCTATAAAGAATTATACGATTTACGGTTATTTATTTCGTATAAAAGGCGTTTAA
- a CDS encoding SusC/RagA family TonB-linked outer membrane protein: MKRKLLGKLTFLLTLVMHITIYAQQSTISGTVTDNTGLPLPGVNIVVKGTNNGTQTDFDGKYSITANQGDVLLFSYVGFADQSITVGANTSINVQLEASAAELEEVVVVAYGDRITKTKLTTSVVEVSNDFIENRPNANVLNSLQGQAAGVNIAVASGQPGTNKNNVFIRGVSSLGSSTEPLYVIDGVPLSQGFLRNFNQNEIASVTVLKDAAATSIYGNRGTNGVIVITTKTGKFEENLSIGYSSSYGFTDFIDDDYNLGSALDQLRIQQKGFNEGVSVLASAFGVDGTYFDGTANEITLDPNNLEAYSVNTDWQDLFFRTGTTLSHDINVGVGGKNFSNYTNAGYFEQEGIVPTSTFQRFTVRNNFTGRSPNEKFNYSVKVFSAFSKRRQLEQETRAGIDNNVLQNPLTGYLGSSRFLPANLYENGTQLLNDFGNPSLSLIPYMLLDLLPGNNQFNQFQEFKTLLTFDASYKITDDISFGITTSGDFTDDRRIFAIGPESYLSVVRASGAGQPSHGIETIADTRNFTFVHVNNLSYNKLFTDKHDISLSLSTEYTKAHYRFNSQTQVGLNPLTWSPGAGTGYIAFNPDEQPVSYRPTVNANDIDAGLFSYFATSSYDYDSKYGFTTTIRRDGSFRFTEDNRWGTFWAVSGRWNLDKETFLENNSFINSLKLRASYGTTGNQFVVGRGLDSQIPDIFQGNDLVRDLNASGTGANNRPSFFVSNIANPNLVWETTGQFNVGIDFGLLENRFTGAIDYYNRLTTDLFQAVPVSFGTGVETIRANDGALRNEGLEFQGRFSVLRDGKFNLDIFGNIGYNDDKFTKLGAADSDSDGSLRIGTSVIRNIGGQVREWFLVPYEGVNPDNGNLLFTDIDGNSTESPTDGDRVATGKSLFPTYQGGFGFEASYEGFFLNTLFVFAADQWRVDGNLQSVLDARRAGDFPVSNDLFDAWTEPGQIADIPALAATNIDAGNNLSDRFLRDASYLRLRNITLGYSLPSRFLRDIFIKQLSVRVVAENYLTFTKWRGLDPERIPSVSGASEGSGIFPSPKILTVGLDIKF; this comes from the coding sequence ATGAAAAGAAAATTATTAGGGAAATTAACGTTTTTATTAACGTTAGTAATGCATATTACTATATATGCTCAACAATCTACAATCAGCGGTACGGTTACCGACAACACAGGTTTACCCCTGCCTGGTGTTAATATTGTAGTAAAAGGCACCAATAACGGTACACAAACAGACTTTGATGGTAAATACAGTATTACTGCTAATCAAGGGGATGTTTTACTATTTTCTTATGTAGGGTTTGCAGATCAAAGTATAACGGTTGGAGCTAATACTTCTATAAATGTACAATTGGAAGCTTCCGCCGCTGAGCTGGAAGAAGTAGTTGTAGTAGCTTATGGTGATAGGATTACTAAAACTAAACTGACGACATCAGTAGTAGAGGTATCCAATGATTTTATAGAAAATAGGCCTAATGCTAATGTTCTTAATTCACTACAAGGTCAAGCAGCAGGTGTAAATATTGCTGTGGCATCGGGTCAACCAGGAACTAATAAAAACAATGTTTTTATTCGAGGAGTTTCATCATTAGGTTCATCTACAGAACCACTCTATGTTATAGATGGGGTACCGTTATCTCAAGGTTTTTTAAGAAATTTTAATCAGAATGAAATTGCATCAGTAACAGTTTTAAAAGATGCGGCAGCAACGTCTATATATGGTAACCGTGGAACAAATGGGGTAATAGTAATTACAACTAAAACTGGAAAGTTTGAAGAGAACTTAAGCATTGGTTATTCATCATCTTACGGTTTCACTGACTTCATAGATGACGACTACAATCTTGGTTCTGCCTTAGATCAATTACGAATACAACAGAAAGGCTTTAATGAAGGGGTTTCAGTTCTAGCTTCTGCATTTGGCGTAGATGGTACTTATTTTGATGGAACAGCAAATGAGATTACTTTAGATCCAAATAATTTAGAAGCTTATTCAGTAAATACAGATTGGCAGGACTTATTTTTTAGAACAGGAACAACCTTATCACATGATATAAATGTAGGTGTGGGAGGAAAAAATTTTTCAAACTATACCAATGCAGGCTATTTCGAACAAGAAGGGATTGTGCCTACATCTACTTTCCAACGTTTTACAGTTCGAAATAATTTTACTGGAAGAAGTCCTAATGAAAAATTTAATTATTCTGTAAAAGTTTTTTCTGCCTTTTCTAAGAGAAGACAATTAGAACAGGAAACTAGAGCGGGAATCGATAATAATGTATTGCAAAATCCATTAACTGGATACTTAGGTTCCTCAAGATTCTTACCAGCTAATCTTTATGAAAACGGTACGCAACTATTAAATGATTTTGGTAATCCATCGCTATCGTTGATTCCATATATGCTATTAGATCTGTTACCTGGAAATAATCAGTTTAATCAATTTCAGGAATTTAAAACTTTATTGACCTTTGATGCCTCTTATAAAATTACAGATGATATTTCGTTTGGCATTACCACCTCTGGAGATTTTACTGATGATAGGCGTATATTTGCTATAGGACCAGAGTCCTATTTATCCGTAGTTCGTGCATCAGGCGCAGGTCAACCTTCTCACGGAATAGAAACAATAGCAGATACTAGGAATTTTACTTTTGTTCATGTAAATAATCTTTCCTACAACAAATTATTCACAGATAAGCATGATATTTCCTTAAGTTTAAGTACGGAATATACAAAAGCACACTATAGATTTAATTCACAAACACAAGTAGGTTTAAATCCTTTAACATGGTCACCCGGGGCAGGTACAGGATATATAGCTTTTAATCCCGATGAACAACCAGTGAGTTATAGACCTACTGTTAATGCAAATGATATAGATGCCGGTCTGTTTTCTTATTTTGCTACAAGTAGTTATGATTATGATTCAAAATATGGTTTTACAACAACTATAAGGAGAGATGGTTCTTTTAGATTTACCGAAGACAACAGGTGGGGAACTTTTTGGGCTGTATCAGGAAGATGGAATCTTGACAAAGAAACCTTTTTAGAAAACAATTCATTTATAAATTCATTAAAACTGAGAGCCTCTTATGGTACCACGGGTAATCAATTTGTTGTTGGAAGAGGTTTAGACTCTCAAATACCGGATATTTTTCAAGGAAATGATTTAGTACGTGATCTAAATGCTTCCGGAACCGGCGCAAATAATAGACCTTCATTCTTTGTTTCCAATATTGCTAATCCTAATTTAGTATGGGAAACTACCGGGCAGTTTAATGTAGGTATAGATTTTGGATTATTGGAAAATAGATTTACCGGTGCGATAGATTATTATAATCGTCTAACAACCGACTTATTTCAAGCAGTACCTGTCTCTTTTGGAACCGGAGTAGAAACAATACGTGCGAATGATGGAGCTTTAAGAAATGAAGGACTTGAATTTCAAGGGAGATTTTCTGTATTGAGAGATGGAAAATTTAATTTAGATATTTTCGGAAATATCGGTTACAATGATGATAAATTTACGAAATTAGGAGCAGCAGATTCTGATAGTGATGGATCTTTAAGAATAGGAACCTCGGTAATCCGAAACATTGGTGGTCAGGTAAGGGAATGGTTTTTAGTTCCTTATGAAGGTGTAAATCCTGATAATGGTAATTTGTTATTTACTGATATAGATGGAAATTCTACAGAAAGCCCAACTGATGGAGATAGAGTAGCGACAGGAAAATCTCTTTTTCCAACCTACCAAGGGGGCTTTGGTTTTGAAGCATCTTATGAAGGCTTTTTCCTAAATACTTTGTTTGTTTTTGCAGCAGATCAATGGAGAGTAGATGGTAACTTACAATCTGTATTAGATGCTAGAAGGGCAGGAGATTTTCCTGTATCTAATGATTTATTTGATGCTTGGACAGAACCCGGGCAAATAGCTGATATTCCCGCACTTGCCGCTACCAATATTGATGCAGGAAATAACTTATCTGACCGCTTTCTGCGTGATGCCTCCTACTTACGATTGAGAAATATAACCCTTGGTTATAGTCTACCTTCACGTTTTCTTAGAGATATATTTATAAAACAATTATCAGTTAGAGTTGTTGCTGAAAACTATTTAACCTTTACAAAATGGAGAGGATTAGACCCCGAACGTATCCCTTCCGTTTCAGGCGCTTCTGAAGGTTCTGGTATTTTTCCAAGTCCTAAAATATTAACTGTTGGATTAGATATTAAATTTTAA